A window of the Rhodoferax sp. GW822-FHT02A01 genome harbors these coding sequences:
- the dhaL gene encoding dihydroxyacetone kinase subunit DhaL — translation MPLKPLIHNATQTLVDHLDELTALDQAIGDGDHGLNMKRGAQAIQAKLPELSGLPLNEALKAMGKICVAMIGGSSGPVFGTLLITLGKELPSQATAADLAVALRQGIEALTRLGKAEVGQKTLLDVLDPVQKVLAQGGPDLLARVRQCAFDSALATADMDATRGRSSFLGDRAKGHVDPGSRSMALIIGALCDTLAQA, via the coding sequence ATGCCATTGAAGCCACTGATTCACAACGCGACCCAAACGCTGGTCGACCATCTGGACGAGTTGACCGCGCTGGACCAGGCCATCGGTGATGGCGACCACGGCCTCAACATGAAGCGCGGCGCGCAGGCCATCCAGGCCAAGTTGCCGGAGCTTTCCGGCCTGCCGCTCAACGAGGCCCTCAAGGCCATGGGCAAGATTTGCGTGGCCATGATTGGCGGCTCATCCGGGCCGGTGTTCGGCACCCTGCTCATCACGCTGGGCAAGGAGCTGCCGTCGCAAGCCACCGCTGCAGACCTGGCCGTGGCGCTGCGCCAGGGCATAGAAGCGCTCACCCGCCTGGGCAAGGCCGAGGTCGGTCAGAAGACCCTGCTGGACGTGCTGGACCCGGTGCAAAAAGTGCTGGCCCAGGGCGGCCCCGATCTGCTGGCGCGCGTGCGCCAATGTGCCTTCGACAGCGCACTGGCCACCGCCGACATGGATGCCACGCGGGGCCGATCCTCCTTTCTGGGCGACCGCGCCAAGGGCCATGTGGACCCGGGCTCGCGCTCCATGGCCTTGATCATCGGCGCGCTTTGTGACACGCTGGCGCAGGCCTGA
- the dhaK gene encoding dihydroxyacetone kinase subunit DhaK produces MKNLMNNVETVLQESLDGFAAAHSNIVTLGAEREFVRRKTCKPGKVALISGGGAGHEPLHAGFVGHGMLDAACPGQIFTSPTPNQMLNAAQAVDGGVGVLFIVKNYSGDMMNFQMASDMLDQENAIVIVNDDVAVEDSTYTTGRRGVAGTLIIEKILGAAAERGDSLEQLQALGNAVNKATASMGVALTSCTVPAAGKPTFQIGMHEMEVGVGIHGEPGRRRVPLASADDIAEELTSAVLKDLALTAGQEVILLVNGFGGTPMLELYLMVNAARGVLERHGVKVVRYLTGSYVTSLEMAGCSITVTAANSEFLELWDAPVHTAALRWGM; encoded by the coding sequence ATGAAAAACTTGATGAACAACGTGGAAACCGTGTTGCAGGAATCGCTGGACGGCTTTGCCGCGGCGCACAGCAACATCGTGACCCTGGGTGCGGAGCGCGAGTTCGTGCGGCGCAAGACCTGCAAGCCCGGCAAGGTGGCGCTGATCTCCGGAGGCGGTGCGGGGCATGAACCCTTGCACGCAGGCTTTGTGGGCCACGGCATGCTGGACGCGGCCTGCCCGGGCCAGATCTTCACCTCGCCCACGCCCAACCAGATGCTCAACGCGGCACAGGCGGTGGACGGTGGCGTCGGTGTGCTGTTCATCGTCAAGAACTACTCCGGCGACATGATGAATTTCCAGATGGCATCCGACATGCTGGACCAGGAGAACGCAATCGTCATCGTCAACGACGACGTGGCCGTGGAAGACTCCACCTACACCACGGGTAGGCGCGGTGTGGCCGGCACACTCATCATCGAAAAAATCCTGGGTGCCGCAGCGGAGCGTGGTGACAGCCTGGAGCAACTGCAGGCCCTGGGCAATGCCGTCAACAAGGCCACCGCCTCCATGGGCGTCGCATTGACATCCTGCACCGTGCCCGCCGCAGGCAAGCCCACCTTCCAGATCGGCATGCACGAGATGGAAGTGGGCGTGGGCATCCACGGTGAGCCCGGTCGGCGCCGTGTGCCGCTGGCCAGTGCCGATGACATTGCGGAAGAGCTCACCAGCGCGGTGCTCAAGGACCTGGCCCTCACGGCAGGCCAGGAAGTCATCCTCCTGGTCAATGGCTTTGGCGGCACGCCCATGCTGGAGTTGTACCTCATGGTCAACGCCGCACGTGGTGTGCTGGAGCGCCATGGTGTGAAGGTGGTGCGTTATCTCACCGGTTCCTATGTGACCTCGCTGGAAATGGCGGGCTGTTCCATCACCGTGACAGCGGCCAATTCGGAGTTTCTGGAACTTTGGGATGCACCGGTGCACACGGCGGCGCTGCGCTGGGGGATGTAG
- a CDS encoding SDR family NAD(P)-dependent oxidoreductase, with protein sequence MDFSNKTVVITGAAGNLGGAVADLFFASGANLVLLDLKRDALTQRYGQATDRRVLEAVNLLDSAQVDAAVLAVEKQFGRIDVLCNLAGGFRMGNAVHTTSTGDWDFLMDINVRTLLNMVRAVVPKMQTAGSGCIVNVGARSALSGAAQMGAYCATKSAVIRLTESMAAELREQNIRVNCVLPSIIDTPENRASMPNADPARWVSPQDLAQVIAFLASDAARAVHGAALPVSGLS encoded by the coding sequence ATGGACTTTTCAAACAAAACGGTAGTGATCACCGGCGCAGCGGGCAATCTTGGCGGCGCCGTGGCCGACTTGTTTTTCGCTTCCGGTGCCAACCTGGTGTTGCTGGACTTGAAGCGCGATGCATTGACGCAACGCTACGGGCAGGCAACCGATAGGCGCGTGCTGGAAGCTGTCAATCTGCTGGATTCCGCACAGGTGGATGCGGCGGTTCTGGCCGTCGAAAAGCAATTCGGGCGCATTGACGTGCTGTGCAACCTGGCAGGCGGATTCCGCATGGGCAATGCCGTGCACACCACTTCCACTGGCGACTGGGACTTCCTCATGGACATCAATGTCCGTACCCTCTTGAACATGGTTCGTGCAGTCGTGCCCAAAATGCAAACTGCAGGCAGTGGCTGCATCGTCAATGTCGGGGCCCGGTCGGCACTGAGCGGGGCCGCGCAGATGGGAGCCTACTGCGCCACCAAAAGTGCGGTCATCCGCCTGACCGAATCGATGGCCGCTGAATTGCGGGAGCAAAACATCCGCGTCAACTGCGTGCTGCCTTCTATCATCGACACCCCGGAGAACCGGGCCTCCATGCCGAATGCCGATCCAGCGCGCTGGGTTTCCCCGCAAGACCTGGCGCAGGTTATCGCCTTTCTGGCATCGGACGCGGCCCGCGCCGTGCACGGTGCAGCACTGCCCGTGAGCGGCCTGAGCTGA
- the phhA gene encoding phenylalanine 4-monooxygenase: protein MNPSTSSSSQKHGLAAGNDIAPERADWTIDQGWERYTPEEHATWKTLYERQTRLLPGRACDEFVQGMRDLPIGADAIPEFRRLNDVLMRRTGWQVVAVPGLVPDEVFFEHLANRRFPAGHFIRKPHELDYLEEPDVFHDVFGHVPMLMNPAIADYIQAYGVGGLRARKLGALDKLARVYWYTVEFGLVQQKDGLRIYGAGIASSPSESIFALEDTSPNRLRFDLPRVMRTHYRIDDFQETYFVINSFDELLELATIDFGPLYEQVKNQQEFAPEQVLPQDVVLTHGTGRYHDARRGAK, encoded by the coding sequence ATGAACCCATCTACAAGCTCTTCTTCCCAAAAGCACGGCCTGGCCGCAGGAAATGACATTGCGCCCGAGCGAGCCGACTGGACCATCGACCAGGGCTGGGAACGCTACACCCCCGAGGAACACGCAACCTGGAAAACCTTGTACGAGCGCCAGACCCGGCTTCTGCCGGGACGCGCCTGCGACGAGTTCGTGCAAGGCATGCGTGATTTGCCGATCGGGGCAGACGCCATTCCCGAGTTCAGGCGCTTGAACGATGTACTGATGCGGCGCACCGGGTGGCAAGTGGTGGCGGTGCCTGGCTTGGTCCCCGACGAGGTATTTTTTGAACACCTGGCCAACCGGCGGTTCCCGGCCGGTCACTTCATCCGCAAGCCGCATGAGCTGGACTACCTGGAAGAGCCCGATGTATTTCACGACGTGTTCGGTCATGTTCCCATGCTGATGAATCCTGCCATTGCCGACTACATCCAGGCCTATGGCGTCGGTGGACTGCGCGCCCGGAAACTGGGCGCACTCGACAAGCTGGCACGGGTGTATTGGTACACCGTCGAGTTTGGTCTGGTGCAGCAAAAGGACGGTTTGCGCATCTATGGGGCAGGCATCGCCTCATCTCCATCGGAAAGCATCTTTGCGCTCGAAGATACGTCGCCCAACCGATTGCGCTTTGATCTGCCACGCGTCATGCGCACCCACTATCGCATTGACGATTTCCAGGAAACCTATTTCGTGATCAACAGCTTCGACGAGCTGCTGGAATTGGCCACCATTGACTTTGGCCCCTTGTACGAGCAGGTGAAAAACCAGCAGGAATTCGCCCCGGAGCAGGTGTTGCCACAAGACGTGGTGCTAACGCACGGTACCGGCCGTTACCATGATGCACGACGAGGAGCGAAGTGA